Proteins from a single region of Pangasianodon hypophthalmus isolate fPanHyp1 chromosome 7, fPanHyp1.pri, whole genome shotgun sequence:
- the sh3tc2 gene encoding SH3 domain and tetratricopeptide repeat-containing protein 2 isoform X9: MGNRPTNEDISTPELNTLWEEPPYALTRANELFPGNDVMATGDEEVETEAEVEGEGITGENYWKRKEALSNVSLAVGDHFSSDVILLFSGRKRSNLEPDSVLQEALRTRLRVVESNSQDVIQLFKDLSARLVSVHAEKDHFVITFKTVEEIWKFSTYLALGYVARCLENFLCDQSFWLDPLLLSDVEICVTVDEEHLATLYLGLLLQEGSFFAKALVNSEQCIEEEDELVYKKNDLVMVKDIGQQSMWEGTLLSTGQHGLVPVHAMQPLPYPFYQWFLRKYHGNAGGFSSTKGQSDQRIVTGTCVAVVDHYPVVKDELHFRQGDLIEVEGLLISSLNTFIGRHLTSGQIGFVHMAHVRPENVKPLSGQLVFLSEEERVALSQFNPCVEQCHTGLLDKLFSTDISTVYRLDRLDDSDFTYIRNQPKQEQKTPVDARKSVILEHSDTPPYHSSPRPSFYASQSCLDRDHEAFSFSLEDTFREMDEYEEDPPFMDEGIWETEEAEFVDPILTLLNLDHFQDSFHALYDLSYSFLDTVFGGLPVDEVLLHLESLREGAKKGRMVWAHRRACFLLGRLCAKKLKYSQARVYFEEALSVPVEGFNDKPLLIALYTNLTAVYLKQKMTDKLPYTLEKASALILCLPLHNFCSLDEFELLKPILLKAIVDNDKQLEARTCYLILCLFLQNRKIEEALPFVERLQFLNLTLSAEQRRPIGPVDLNWILCRLYHKKYLPHLALASLSLDSGRDHSLDNAFQKIELFLKNSVRLNPRWKDGSALLPVQVVVYLQQALSIANRGEHLKTQRDLCLSLASVYQQYGTLERAVLCAQQAVQAGIGINEEEGFEASVLLAWLLVLSEEPDRAQSTLQPLLNSLNRTDSPTQRGVVHNLLALCLHKQGKVREAARDFHCALKISQENGNKHNEALALANLGCLALSVGAPGLAESFLLRSLHLFQFLSESPSDEEHVQTLLWLGRSYKDRGESQKVRLCYEMGLLIAISAKNLHSQMVVAKVLSRLYADLMLYGQCIIYYEHCVGLSREMKDKRLEGEYLEILSNLYLSLNTEKSSLKSLDYTKQSLRISIDLGKKQEESETWLQVGRIYYLIHEDELADMYLQAAVKTALRINDPCFAMNIYEEAGDVFFSGHRHRLAAVSFFRDGGLPFAKCIKDVHSEFRLLCKLSELLLKEGQHQEALQYATLAVHISTLTGVRLNERVSYHRLASIYFNLEQYEMAENYYLKALSLSPTALEHAEEARYYVKVYCRLADLTLHKIKDPFDAMGYFHLALAAALEDGGSLQARYIIYMKLAEIHANYLPDVELSQRYMDSARSLKRELAGHTDSSDTDDEYMNHAATEYADTKSISHSSDGSRSSDFSSRSSTLVGSYIMDTSHTITAQKESGTEAVPADYICGEDMDICNPEGTDGGLGQHTNSEIRHTNQRLHTSHTDSSLLCTEF, from the exons ATGGGTAATAGACCAACCAATGAAG ATATATCAACTCCTGAGCTCAATACGTTATGGGAAGAGCCCCCATATGCACTAACAAGAGCCAATGAGCTCTTTCCAGGAAATGATGTCATGGCCACTG GAGATGAGGAAGTGGAAACAGAGGCTGAGGTGGAGGGTGAGGGGATCACTGGTGAGAATTACTGGAAGAGGAAGGAAGCTCTCAGCAATGTCTCCTTGGCTGTAGGAGATCACTTCTCTTCAG ATGTGATATTGCTGTTCAGTGGGAGAAAGCGCTCCAATTTGGAGCCGGACAGTGTGCTGCAGGAGGCACTGCGCACTAGACTAAGGGTCGTAGAGAGCAACAGCCAAGATGTTATTCAGCTTTTTAAA GATCTTTCTGCACGCTTGGTTTCAGTACATGCTGAAAAAGACCATTTTGTTATTACCTTTAAGACAGTGGAGGAAATCTGGAAGTTCTCCACATACCTGGCTTTAG GATATGTAGCAAGGTGCTTGGAGAACTTCCTGTGTGACCAGTCTTTCTGGCTGGACCCTCTTTTGCTCAGTGATGTGGAGATTTGTGTGACGGTAGATGAGGAACACCTAGCCACACTCTATCTGGGGCTCCTACTTCAAGAAG GTTCATTCTTTGCTAAAGCTCTGGTTAACAGTGAGCAGTGTATAGAGGAAGAAGACGAATTGGTCTACAAGAAGAATGACCTTGTTATGGTGAAGGATATTGGACAGCAGTCCATGTGGGAGGGAACACTACTGTCTACCGGTCAACATGGCCTAGTGCCTGTTCATGCAATGCAGCCTCTGCCCTACCCTTTTTACCA GTGGTTTCTTAGGAAGTACCATGGCAATGCAGGAGGGTTTTCATCCACAAAAGGACAAAGTGACCAACGtatag TAACAGGAACTTGTGTAGCAGTAGTGGACCATTACCCAGTGGTTAAAGATGAACTGCACTTCAGACAAGGAGATCTGATAGAGGTTGAAGGCTTGCTTATTAGCTCACTGAACACGTTCATTGGGAGACACCTCACTAGTGGACAGATAGGATTTGTCCACATGGCCCACGTGAGACCTGAAAATGTCAAACCACT CAGTGGACAATTGGTCTTTCTGAGTGAGGAGGAGAGAGTGGCTCTCTCGCAGTTTAACCCATGCGTTGAGCAGTGCCACACTGGTCTGTTGGACAAACTCTTCTCCACTGACATCAGCACTGTTTACAGATTAG ACAGACTGGATGACTCAGATTTTACCTATATTAGAAACCAACCAAAGCAAG AACAGAAAACCCCAGTAGATGCCAGGAAGAGTGTTATACTGGAACATAGTGATACCCCACCCTATCACTCCTCCCCTCGACCTTCCTTCTATGCTTCTCAGAGTTGTCTGGACAGGGACCATGAAGCCTTCTCCTTCAGCCTGGAGGACACTTTCAGAGAGATGGATGAGTATGAGGAAGATCCCCCCTTTATGGATGAAGGCATCTGGGAAACAGAAGAAGCTGAGTTTGTTGACCCCATCTTAACCCTCCTCAACCTGGACCACTTCCAGGACTCTTTTCATGCACTTTATGACCTCTCCTACTCCTTCTTGGACACAGTCTTTGGTGGTCTTCCGGTGGATGAGGTGCTCCTGCATCTGGAGAGCTTGCGGGAAGGAGCAAAGAAAGGCAGGATGGTGTGGGCCCATCGGCGAGCCTGCTTCCTTCTGGGCAGGTTGTGTGCCAAAAAGCTCAAGTACTCACAGGCTCGAGTTTACTTTGAGGAGGCACTGAGTGTCCCTGTAGAGGGCTTTAATGACAAACCTCTGTTGATTGCCCTGTATACCAACCTTACAGCTGTGTACCTGAAGCAGAAGATGACAGACAAGCTGCCTTATACATTAGAGAAAGCAAGTGCTCTTATACTGTGCCTCCCATTGCATAACTTCTGCTCTCTTGATGAGTTTGAATTGCTCAAGCCCATTCTACTCAAAGCTATTGTGGACAATGATAAGCAACTTGAGGCACGGACTTGCTATCTAATCCTCTGTCTATTTTTACAGAACAGAAAGATTGAGGAGGCCTTGCCTTTTGTGGAAAGACTTCAGTTCCTCAATCTCACTCTCTCAGCAGAACAACGAAGGCCTATAGGGCCAGTTGACCTTAACTGGATACTATGCAGGCTCTACCACAAGAAGTATCTGCCACACCTTGCATTAGCCTCTCTCAGTCTAGATTCAGGTCGGGATCATTCTTTGGATAATGCCTTTCAAAAGATTGAACTTTTCCTGAAAAACTCAGTCAGACTGAATCCTCGTTGGAAGGATGGCTCTGCTCTGCTCCCAGTCCAGGTGGTAGTTTACCTTCAGCAGGCATTGTCTATAGCCAACCGTGGAGAACACCTGAAGACCCAGAGAGATCTTTGTCTGAGTTTGGCCAGTGTCTACCAGCAGTATGGAACTTTGGAAAGGGCAGTCCTCTGTGCCCAACAAGCAGTTCAGGCAGGGATAGGCATTAATGAGGAGGAGGGCTTTGAGGCATCAGTGTTGCTGGCCTGGCTCTTAGTGCTCTCAGAGGAACCGGATAGAGCCCAATCTACTTTGCAACCTCTTCTTAACTCACTGAACAGAACAGACAGTCCAACACAGCGTGGAGTGGTCCACAATCTACTTGCGCTATGTCTTCACAAACAGGGGAAGGTCAGAGAAGCAGCAAGGGACTTTCACTGTGCTCTCAAGATTTCACAGGAAAATGGGAACAAGCATAATGAAGCTCTGGCTCTAGCTAACCTGGGGTGCCTTGCCTTATCAGTGGGGGCTCCAGGCCTGGCAGAGAGTTTCTTGCTCAGATCTCTGCACCTTTTCCAGTTTCTTTCTGAGAGCCCCTCAGATGAAGAGCATGTTCAGACTCTGCTATGGCTAGGTAGAAGCTACAAAGATAGGGGAGAAAGTCAAAAGGTTAGGCTGTGCTATGAGATGGGTCTTCTGATTGCCATCAGTGCCAAGAACCTGCACA gTCAGATGGTTGTAGCAAAGGTGCTCAGTCGTCTATATGCTGACTTAATGTTGTATGGGCAATGTATAATTTACTACGAGCACTGTGTGGGACTCTCCAGAGAAATGAAGGATAAACGTCTGGAGGGAGAGTACCTGGAGATTCTCAGTAATCTCTACCTATCACTTAACACTGAGAA GTCCTCACTGAAGTCTCTGGATTACACCAAGCAAAGTCTAAGGATTTCCATAGACTTAGGAAAGAAACAGGAAGAGTCAGAGACATGGCTACAGGTGGGCCGTATCTACTACTTGATCCATGAGGATGAATTGGCAGACATGTATCTTCAG GCAGCTGTAAAGACAGCTCTAAGGATAAATGATCCATGCTTtgctatgaacatttatgaagaGGCTGGAGATGTCTTCTTCAGTGGACACAGACACCGACTGGCTGCCGTTTCATTTTTTAGA GACGGGGGGCTGCCATTTGCAAAATGTATTAAGGATGTGCATTCAGAGTTCAGGCTTTTGTGTAAGCTCTCTGAATTGCTGCTGAAGGAAGGTCAGCACCAGGAGGCCCTGCAGTATGCGACACTTGCAGTGCACATCAGCACCTTAACTG GTGTACGCCTGAATGAGAGGGTGTCCTACCATCGCCTGGCCTCAATTTACTTCAATCTGGAGCAGTATGAGATGGCTGAGAATTATTATTTGAAggctctgtccctctctcccactgCACTGGAACATGCAGAAGAGGCCCGCTACTATGTTAAAGTTTACTGCAGACTAGCTGATCTAACCCTGCACAAGATAAAG GATCCTTTTGATGCCATGGGATATTTCCACTTAGCCCTGGCAGCAGCTCTGGAAGATGGAGGAAGCCTTCAAGCCAGGTACATAATTTACATGAAGCTGGCAGAGATCCACGCTAACTACTTACCTGATGTGGAGCTGAGCCAGAGATATATGGACAGTGCACGGAGCCTAAAGAGGGAGCTGGCAGGACACACAGACTCCAGTGACACAGATGACGAATATATGAACCATGCTGCTACAGAGTATGCTGATACTAAGTCGATCAGTCATTCCAGTGATGGGTCAAGGAGCTCAGACTTCAGCAGTAGAAGTAGTACTCTTGTAGGCTCCTACATAATGGACACTAGCCATACAATAACTGCTCAGAAGGAGAGTGGGACAGAGGCTGTTCCTGCTGATTACATCTGCGGAGAGGATATGGACATCTGTAACCCGGAAGGGACTGACGGTGGGCTTGGACAGCATACAAATTCTGAAATAAGGCACACTAATCAAAGACTCCATACCAGCCACACAGATTCTAGCTTACTATGTACAGAATTTTGA